CCTTCATAAAAAAGTGAACCCCCAAACCAGCAAATTAactattttcagatttgaagaTCGCATTACAACAATCCAGAACTTTACAATAAAATCGAAATGCTTTAATAGTTAttcaaactattgtttttctcttggCATATATCTCTTGTGCGGTAGCGTGTCGTCGCTACTCTCTTTTTGCATTAGCACACGCGACACAGATGCGTGACAATTGCCCGTCGAAGCCACGAAACCCGCCGGGAAGAGGAAACTTGCACATGACTTAAATCTTTTTCGGGAATTCGAGAATAATGAGCGACGAGGTTTCACATTCCTTCACACCTCTCACCATAACTTGCGCATGCTAAGAGAATCGATATTAAAATTTTGTTCGAATATATAACCTTTGACctaaaaacaaacaactttTGCTTCAAGCAATCCCACGTAAGAGCCGCCAAACGACTTCCAAATTTTACGAAAACCCTCTCCGATACACCTGTACAGAATAGGCCCCAGCTTTTGAAATaacagcaaattattttgaaatatttatcgAATGTTTCCTTCTCTCTCTTACTCTGTATCAGACAACCTTTCAGCGGCTTTAACTTGACACCTTGGAATTTAAATTGTCCTTGTTCTTTTATAAATGTGTACTTCTCGCGAGAAAGATGATACAGTTTTAAGTCGTAGATAACGACTTTCGCGCGTTTCTTGAGATGCTCGAGAGTGCAGTATAGGCAGAGAATCACACCACATTACATCAGCCTTGTAATTCATATTTGTAGAATGTTTTGATTCTACAAATGCCTAGAATAAATTTGCATCACAAATAAATGGGTGTGTTTGTGTACACGTGCGATCGAGGCCAATGCACATGGCTGTCCCGACTGACCACGTGGGTATTTTATGTGACGTGTTCGGCAGAATCAAGCTTCTGATTGGATTATATTGTTTAACCTGTCAATCAAACTCCCAATTAGAGCGTTCCATTACTTTTAGATCTTTTGTTCCTTCCATGTTGTTGTTAGCTGTGTGCAGGGCACATGGAGTGATCGAGGGCCAGTGGAGTGGAATAACGCACTACGCTACAGCAGATCGTCAGCAAGAAATCGCCGATTCTTCTTTCCGGGCGTTATGAGTCTAGACACGCTGCTAGAAGCCGCAAAGTTTTTAGAATCCTCCTCAACTAAAGGAACATCGAAAGATGATTCTGCGATCGCACGTGGTATGACCGAGTAGCCATGTGCAAATATTCAGTTGGCGTGCGAAGGAGTTCAGctgttttgaaattttgtctcCGATCTCGACAGTCACCAATTAACGTTTCCTTCGTTTTTTCGTATTGTTTTAGTTCCTCGCTCTACGCCATTCCACACGGAAAGAAGAAGAGCGATTTCAGAATGCGAGACGATGGAACGACGTAGAAGACCAGGAGGGTAAGTGTCTTGCGTTGTTGTCGTTTTCCTAATCGAAGCAGTTGTTTGTCCTCGAAGGGCAAGTGCCAAACTTCTTTGTGACACATGTTTTGAATCGCAGGGCAGGGACCAGGGAAACACATAACAAACTCGAGAAGAACAGGTCAgtgtaaatttaaaatttttgaaatgtaCATTGTTTATGTCAGTGAAACACCTAAGCCGAAATGTACATGCACGCGTAAGCATTTTCGTGATAGAAAATGGCCGTCCTTTAGTACGTACCAACCCAATCACAATAATAAATTTTCTCTGGGTTATTTTACTCCAAAACGTGGTCGTTAATTCACTGAGAATCGTGAAAAATGTGTATGCTTTCTGGAAAGTCTGATTTTGTGTtagcgaggaaaaaaattttcgtGAAGTACTGAAATGGGATCTTGTTCTCGGGCGAGCAGGGGgaataatttatcattttcACAACATATaggcgcgcgcatttgaaagaaTGCTTCGATATATTGAAGAGAGAAGTTCCTTCGCTGGAGGATAAGAAGACATCGAATTTGAACATTTTGAGAAGTGCTTTGAAACACATCCAGGTAAGTATGATTCCTTCTTTTTGATATGGAAGGGCTCTACCAAATAGAGTGGGCGTCACAGTGTTTGGgtttatttgaatttgaaaagctATTGTATTGAATTTGAACAAGCTTAGGCACAACAAACCGCAAAGTGAGACGGAATtcaaattgaacatttttttaTGTTTCAGTGACTGTGCGCCCTCTCCCAAACGATCTAATTGTAAGATCGGATGTCAAATGCGTTATTTCGTTTGATGGATAACTCACTATCTGTGCTTTCAAAAAGTTGCTCTTTTTGTTAGGTGTTTGTCATGTATATTTTAAGGAAAATCAACTTTACACCCACTCAGTAGAATATCAAAAGAATAAATTGACTTAAAGATGCAATATATTCTCAGACAGAGCAAAATTTTCTTCGACGTTAAAAAATATCAGGCGCTTTCTTGCGGTTGGTGTTATCTTTCTGCTCCCGTGTGTGTCACGAGAGAAACAGTTTTCTGTTTTGATTTTTACGGTCGAGTACGTATTAGTGCGTATTTTGGAATTTTGCCACATCACTGTGAAGTTTTCCAAATGGCTAAAAGAGATAGGCAGAAGCCAGCCAACACAGCGCTTACACTTCCATCCAGACTTTGATAGATAATGACGGTCAGTTAAAATCTGGATTACTGTGATACGCTTTTTAAATTCCATCACATAACAGCGGTCTTTGTACTGTACGGAACCTCAGTGGTCTGTATCAGGAATGATTTTTTCCTTCATTGTTCTTgtttattgcttttattgttttcaatggaCCATGTGATGTCTGGGGTAGacgttgtctttgttttcaataaaatgCCCAAGGTTATGTGAGACCAACTTTCCTTGATGTGCGTTGAGACAGGCCCTtaagaaaattttgaagttcGTTTGTTCCATTGTGTTATTTCtgtgaaatttaaaataatgctCTTATCTCTGTTAGATTGTGAGTTCtgtttccatttcttggaatgcttttgttgatgaagatgattaacattttaaaatatGTCACAGTGATGCATTGACTTGTGATATGAGAGTCTGCTGTTGGTTTCCTGCATCTGCTGTGAGGGCACCtctaatattaattaatttttgctaaGAACGTGACCCAACCACATGAAATCAAAGGCCCCCCTCGTGACTCAAGTGAACTTCAATAATTATCTTTCACAgcatttaaaatttttgtgttataatttaaaataaatttacctGTGTTCCTGAGATAACACAAGAGATTGGTCAAAACATGTTCAGTCTAAAGTATGTAACAGCAGAATCAAGTAATACTATACAATAAACAGTAGTGAAATAAAGCCTTCAAAATGGAGAATTGGAATATGGTTATCTTCACAGAAGGCAGCTGAAAATAGCCTATACTCCTTGAATCTACAGTAGATCCTATCAAAACAACACTCAAGTGTATGTTGTAAATAGAAATTGAATTTAATGGATTTCTCGCACAGAAGAACTGAAGAACAGTTGAGCTTGAGAAGATAACATTGCCTCCTCTGAATTtcaatgctatttttttttcttgcacaatTTAAAAGTGGCCAAGCATTGACTGTCATTGATGCATTATTATCACTCAACCTTCACTTGTAACTAAAATGAGAAATGAGAATATAAtgagaaatgaaattaatttttctacaaaagaaaatacacatcTGGAAATTTTATTCTGTTGCCACTGCATAAAGGTGGCAACGTGTTAACATGTTACTCAAAAGTGCAAAAATTGAAGAATTCATGCAAAAAAATGCTGAtatcttgtttttttctgttttttgtagcTCTAATTGGTCTTCGAAACTCAGTCCTCCTACATTAAAAGATTGTTCCAAAACTGTCTTCAGACTTGTATCTACATTTACATGACCAAGcaaaaaataatcattaataTTTTAGTATTTAACCAAAGTAGTTGATCAACAATATTTTGAGAATGTAGAGTATACCGGTACTAGTGAACAATAATTTGATGAGTAACCATTTTTGGAGAATTTCGTTAGTTGCTTTCACAAGGCTGTTCGTAAGGTCAAAGTGACATGTCCTGCCTACCGAAAATGTAAAGCTTACTGAAGTACTCAACAAGAGCCTATGCCTTCCCCCATGACTGGTGAAGCATATATTGAGCACATGTCAAACATactaaatgtttattttatgtTCACCTCTTTTAGGTGCTTAAAAAGCGTGAACGTGATTATGAAGCTGAGCGGGATCTTCTAAAGATCACAAATAACCGCATAAAACAGAGATTGTGTGTGCTCAAAAAGGAAATTGTTATTAAACAAGAATTGGTCAAGAAATCTCAACAAAATGGTGTAATTTCCATGTCCTCTCAACCTCCTGCTGATCACGTTCCTACTGTAAACTTGCAAGGCATTGAAGGCCAAGCTTCTCCTGTCTCAGTGGCAACACAGACATCTTTCACCTCTG
The Acropora muricata isolate sample 2 chromosome 3, ASM3666990v1, whole genome shotgun sequence genome window above contains:
- the LOC136910433 gene encoding max-interacting protein 1-like → MSLDTLLEAAKFLESSSTKGTSKDDSAIARVPRSTPFHTERRRAISECETMERRRRPGGAGTRETHNKLEKNRRAHLKECFDILKREVPSLEDKKTSNLNILRSALKHIQVLKKRERDYEAERDLLKITNNRIKQRLCVLKKEIVIKQELVKKSQQNGVISMSSQPPADHVPTVNLQGIEGQASPVSVATQTSFTSGEESDTDLAGVSTANMTKAENQQVVTVSIGMEDHSVAVKKEVLMDDEDEDVDVEGEITDDNTEDVDALIKNEVRKNSTEDKAEEARTTPGSSNKRKAVSDDNDNKVEAKKSNIQCCARISC